The following coding sequences are from one Xiphophorus couchianus chromosome 22, X_couchianus-1.0, whole genome shotgun sequence window:
- the cfap43 gene encoding cilia- and flagella-associated protein 43 isoform X3, with protein MNCLQLCALGTTTLTVWNIERCGSFHLLKPSAVQLPEIPDASSEKPTPTSTKDPNCISQILAAITEPTVATVTPSTVCWTVTSQLCVGCAEGYLLLVDPQSLSVSVLVDPTAADAIPELKNFYFQSVVLYSSGLVAVGKESVMHCLEAKGTQISITQTWQLERSVTTAVVSPNNSTLLLSANTGKIYVLNAETSDQIEKILDVLSGNFLNAALHSDKNICVSLRDSGVLQLWSSNGTCLASLPLETDVTNITCCPLAHYAAVGTASGKILFIDLNFQKQLRLVHEVYLYHTAVDHLAFDQEGRYLLCSGLDSHLYVLDGRPSAKFSVLGYIEVSGRILSLSTQCVNRGEDVKALALCGSQEDKKDEGSWLLMFFLPFKGIGGSFSVDRTGCLNIPKVFKFKVQVPLTSCILGVGEAFGYCHRKKSLQRFQFPEDTFGLSSKKRAHLNPKNEVAFQLPGRATLLLSPDCMLLASVGRQGILQLRPTSSMELYCELRCHSRRLGGIRSVSFSTDSHMVVTTGLDDGSVLCTNIRAEAEYMSPIQRRLIRAQSLKTSFISENPILIKFPVWDQETPVTDEQTEETKFGRAASIDVIEEDEHNFPPASTSTWLEKRHEEIVKEDEIKYADVKKRLREEMEDLRKSVQKLMLENKTLPIKMFNLDVEGQKRMDARVEAEVQRVKAEIEQDILEKQYQRDVLKRECWDSFLIKPRSINAFHSKLAVQNYPIKARTEKELEDIRRVQNMRTIEKAAAKLIGLKKNNSEPEEGHVAESADNVGLPTLLAHANVYLYDQFSMQTVEQRINQIILLQDLIYDIKMAFNSDFEALFKRKLKEIKFVVDVNKNIRDIMLELDIQQTLWEPSLTDMEWPERLFIVEDSEIEVEKYLTPEQKAEEERLRLEKEACLAAHKDDSRQRALNDMMGGVLEVKKVDILKVEISPPEFSLTKPPIQWSEEEKKVYKEYEKNIKDLIEEKEKYKRGLEFEMKKLQESIKESTEKFDESLTKLFEKKLKFTAAIYQEELKISYLAESVHMVEAMNRQESELKLKLEQLLAQKVNIEKDLSGYKDTVEQFQFDYENILAEDKNLDKEFRKEFADLPKFLTDQLYKQFKRRPRVQRLRAMSIDGSNLFKPIRLSTPAPDGLSQILAAMEELDAPDNMPKGLTLPVWERFCVVRNTKIEYEQKIKVKGLELAEMQAFLERRINEDNAAQEEIKQHFEELRSLRNRRNKYLMDPVIQVVLPQGQVETSTIDLTAETAETDFILLHKKVVDDVKEKIRKVAEQKITYMEAHGAVRKEIIQLEWEHRVLDKKIEDLHEKKKEIKMLRLSKEDMEVLSMKDPKAHELEKISKLEKSIAFMKQTHKRAIHRRMKKVKQINKKISMIADKSASIQKELPEMQASVAELRHIYEASATEANEAAEREERYQEIVQRRNLRDLARAKSDELDQLRKEVERLERRNFPSLDQLKYN; from the exons ATGAATTGCCTCCAGCTTTGTGCTTTGGGCACCACAACCCTCACTGTCTGGAACATAGAGAGATGTGGGTCTTTCCATCTGTTGAAACCAag TGCAGTACAGCTTCCAGAAATCCCAGATGCCTCTTCAGAGAAACCAACTCCCACTTCCACAAAGGACCCAAACTGTATTTCTCAAATTTTGGCTGCCATTACAGAG CCTACGGTAGCCACAGTAACACCATCTACTGTATGCTGGACAGTCACATCACAACTTTGTGTGGGATGTGCTGAAGGCTATCTCCTTCTTGTTGACCCTCAGAGCCTCTCTGTTTCAGTCCTTGTCGACCCTACAG ctgcGGATGCCATTCCTGAACTCAAAAACTTCTATTTTCAATCTGTAGTCCTTTATAGCAGTGGTCTTGTTGCAGTAGGAAAG GAGAGTGTGATGCACTGTCTGGAGGCCAAAGGGACTCAGATCAGCATCACGCAAACTTGGCAGTTAGAGAGATCTGTTACGACTGCAGTGGTCTCCCCCAACAACAGCACACTGCTTCTGTCTGCCAATACA GGGAAAATCTACGTGTTGAATGCAGAAACGTCAGACCAGATTGAGAAGATCTTGGATGTTCTCAGTGGCAACTTTTTGAACGCTGCTTTGCACTCTGACAAGAACATTTGTGTG TCATTAAGGGATAGTGGCGTTCTGCAGCTGTGGTCCTCCAATGGCACCTGCCTCGCCTCCCTGCCTCTAGAAACAGAC GTGACTAACATCACCTGCTGTCCCCTTGCACATTACGCCGCTGTTGGAACAGCTTCAGGAAAAATCCTTTTCATTGACTTAAACTTTCAGAAGCAGCTTCGCCTAGTGCATGAGGTTTATCTCTACCACACTGCTGTGGATCATCTAGC ttttgatcAAGAAGGGCGCTACCTTCTCTGCAGTGGATTGGATTCCCATCTTTATGTACTCGATGGAAGGCCATCGgcaaagttttcagttttgggATACATCG AGGTTTCTGGCAGAATTTTGTCACTTTCCACACAATGCGTCAACCGTGGTGAGGATGTGAAAGCTCTTGCACTCTGTGGTTCACAAGAGGATAAAAAGGATGAGGGGAGCTGGCTGCTCATGTTTTTTCTACCTTTTAAGGGCATTGGAG GTTCTTTTTCTGTAGACCGCACTGGTTGTCTGAACATTCCCAAAGTATTCAAATTCAAAGTACAAGTTCCACTGACTTCCTGCATTCTTGGGGTCGGTGAGGCCTTTGGTTATtgccacagaaaaaaatctcttcagCGATTTCAGTTTCCCGAG GACACATTTGGTCTCTCCAGCAAAAAGAGGGCCCATCTGAACCCAAAGAATGAAGTAGCTTTTCAGCTGCCCGGCCGTGCCACGCTCCTTTTGTCTCCTGACTGCATGTTGCTCGCCTCTGTCGGACGACAAGGCATACTACAGCTCAGACCAACCTCCTCTATG GAACTCTACTGTGAGCTGCGGTGTCATTCAAGACGCCTCGGTGGAATTCGGAGTGTGTCCTTCTCCACAGACAGTCACATGGTTGTCACTACTGGCCTAGACGATGGCTCCGTCCTCTGCACTAACATCAG AGCTGAAGCTGAATATATGTCTCCTATCCAAAGACGCCTGATTAGGGCTCAGTCCTTAAAGACTTCATTCATTTCTGAAAACCCCATCCTGATTAAGTTTCCTGTGTGGGACCAGGAGACTCCAGTTACCGACGAGCAAACAGAGGAAACTAAG TTCGGCCGTGCAGCATCAATTGATGTGATAGAGGAAGATGAGCATAACTTCCCCCCTGCTTCAACCTCCACGTGGTTGGAAAAAAGACACGAAGAA attgtGAAGGAAGATGAAATAAAGTATGCAGACGTTAAGAAGAGACTAAGAGAAGAAATGGAAGATTTACGGAAGAGT GTTCAGAAACTGATGCTTGAGAATAAAACCCTcccaataaaaatgttcaacttaGATGTGGAGGGGCAGAAGAGAATGGACGCCCGGGTGGAGGCGGAAGTCCAGAGG GTGAAGGCCGAAATTGAGCAGGACATTCTAGAAAAGCAGTACCAAAGAGACGTCCTGAAGAGAGAATGCTGGGATTCTTTTCTGATCAAACCCCGGAGCATCAAC GCGTTCCACTCTAAGTTAGCTGTGCAGAACTATCCCATTAAAGCGCGAACAGAGAAGGAGTTGGAGGACATCCGCAGGGTTCAAAATATGAGGACGATTGAAAAAGCTGCAGCCAAA CTGATTGGCCTGAAGAAGAACAACAGTGAGCCAGAGGAAGGCCATGTGGCAGAGAGTGCAGACAACGTAGGACTCCCAACTCTGTTAGCCCATGCCAACGTTTACCTCTACGACCAGTTCAGCATGCAAACTGTCGAACAGCGGATCAACCAGATCATACTGTTACAG GATTTGATTTATGATATCAAGATGGCTTTCAACTCCGACTTCGAAGCCCTGTTCAAGCGGAAACTGAAAGAAATCAAATTTGTGGTAGACGTgaacaaaaacatcagggacatCATGCTGGAGCTGGACATCCAGCAGACGCTGTGGGAGCCCAGCCTGACCGACATGGAGTGGCCAGAGAGGCTGTTCATCGTGGAGGACTCTGAG ATTGAAGTAGAGAAATACCTCACCCCAGAGcagaaggcagaggaggagagacTTAGGTTGGAGAAGGAGGCCTGTCTGGCTGCACAC AAAGACGACAGCAGACAGAGAGCTCTGAATGACATGATGGGCGGAGTCcttgaagtgaaaaaagtggacattttaaaagtg GAAATATCTCCTCCTGAGTTTTCTTTGACCAAACCTCCCATTCAGTGGAgtgaagaggagaagaaagtcTACAAAGAATATGAAAAGAACATTAAAGATCTCATTGAGGAGAAGGAGAAATATAAAcgg GGATTGGAATTTGAGATGAAAAAACTGCAGGAAAGCATCAAAGAGTCAACGGAAAAGTTTGACGAGTCACTCACAAAGCTGTTtgagaagaaattaaaattcacaGCTGCTATATATCAG GAAGAGCTGAAGATCAGCTATCTTGCCGAATCAGTGCACATGGTTGAGGCGATGAACCGTCAAGAGAGTGAGCTCAAGCTCAAACTTGAACAACTGCTGGcacaaaag gtAAACATAGAGAAAGACTTGAGTGGATACAAGGACACGGTGGAACAGTTTCAGTTCGATTATGAGAACATCCTAGCTGAAGACAAA AATCTCGACAAAGAATTCAGGAAAGAGTTTGCTGATCTACCAAAGTTTCTGACTGATCAACTTTACAAACAGTTCAAGCGTAGACCTAG GGTTCAAAGGTTGAGGGCCATGTCTATAGATGGCTCTAACTTGTTCAAGCCGATTCGTCTGAGCACCCCCGCTCCTGATGGACTTAGTCAAATACTCGCCGCCATGGAGGAGTTGGATGCTCCAGACAACATGCCTAAAGGACTGACCTTGCCCGTCTGGGAGAGATTTTGTGTTGTGCGCAATACAAAAATAGAGTATGAACAAAAG ataaaagtaaaaggtTTGGAGCTTGCTGAGATGCAAGCCTTCCTGGAGAGACGGATAAATGAAGATAATGCTGCCCAAGAAGAAATTAAGCAGCATTTTGAAGAACTCCGAAG CCTGAGGAACAGGAGGAACAAGTATCTCATGGACCCTGTGATCCAGGTTGTCCTGCCACAGGGACAGGTGGAGACGTCCACCATAGATCTGACAGCTGAAACAGCTGAGACTGACTTCATCCTTCTCCACAAAAAGGTGGTGGATGATGTCAAAGAAAAGATCAGG AAAGTTGCAGAGCAGAAGATAACCTACATGGAGGCACACGGCGCGGTCCGTAAAGAAATAATCCAGCTGGAGTGGGAGCACCGGGTGTTGGACAAGAAGATAGAAGACTTgcatgaaaagaagaaagagatcAAGATGCTTCGACTCTCAAAGGAAGACATGGAA gtacTTAGCATGAAGGATCCGAAAGCTCACGAGTTGGAGAAAATTTCTAAGCTGGAGAAAAGTATTGCTTTCATGAAACAG ACCCATAAAAGGGCCATTCACCGGCGAATGAAAAAGGTAAAACAGATTAACAAAAAGATATCGATGATAGCAGACAAAAGTGCTTCCATACAGAAGGAGCTTCCTGAGATGCAGGCTTCTGTGGCAGAGCTGAGACACATTTATGAAGCCTCAG CTACCGAGGCAAATGAGGCAGCGGAAAGAGAAGAGCGCTACCAGGAGATTGTTCAAAGGCGCAACCTGAGGGACCTCGCTAGGGCTAAGTCGGACGAACTGGACCAACTCCGGAAAGAAGTTGAGCGTCTGGAAAGGAGGAATTTTCCCTCACTAGACCAGCTGAAATACAACTAG
- the cfap43 gene encoding cilia- and flagella-associated protein 43 isoform X1, giving the protein MSEGEILEISWIQGFPRDNVEFVDNNTVCYACGSHICFLNLKTKKRRVFQSPGNGVGALTANGRSGTFAFSEKELDPSIFVYNFPQLELKNELKGNTQLDYTSLTLSDGEPFLASCSSIPDFSITLWNWEKAELICTRPQGGRDVIYLEFNPMNCLQLCALGTTTLTVWNIERCGSFHLLKPSAVQLPEIPDASSEKPTPTSTKDPNCISQILAAITEPTVATVTPSTVCWTVTSQLCVGCAEGYLLLVDPQSLSVSVLVDPTAADAIPELKNFYFQSVVLYSSGLVAVGKESVMHCLEAKGTQISITQTWQLERSVTTAVVSPNNSTLLLSANTGKIYVLNAETSDQIEKILDVLSGNFLNAALHSDKNICVSLRDSGVLQLWSSNGTCLASLPLETDVTNITCCPLAHYAAVGTASGKILFIDLNFQKQLRLVHEVYLYHTAVDHLAFDQEGRYLLCSGLDSHLYVLDGRPSAKFSVLGYIEVSGRILSLSTQCVNRGEDVKALALCGSQEDKKDEGSWLLMFFLPFKGIGGSFSVDRTGCLNIPKVFKFKVQVPLTSCILGVGEAFGYCHRKKSLQRFQFPEDTFGLSSKKRAHLNPKNEVAFQLPGRATLLLSPDCMLLASVGRQGILQLRPTSSMELYCELRCHSRRLGGIRSVSFSTDSHMVVTTGLDDGSVLCTNIRAEAEYMSPIQRRLIRAQSLKTSFISENPILIKFPVWDQETPVTDEQTEETKFGRAASIDVIEEDEHNFPPASTSTWLEKRHEEIVKEDEIKYADVKKRLREEMEDLRKSVQKLMLENKTLPIKMFNLDVEGQKRMDARVEAEVQRVKAEIEQDILEKQYQRDVLKRECWDSFLIKPRSINAFHSKLAVQNYPIKARTEKELEDIRRVQNMRTIEKAAAKLIGLKKNNSEPEEGHVAESADNVGLPTLLAHANVYLYDQFSMQTVEQRINQIILLQDLIYDIKMAFNSDFEALFKRKLKEIKFVVDVNKNIRDIMLELDIQQTLWEPSLTDMEWPERLFIVEDSEIEVEKYLTPEQKAEEERLRLEKEACLAAHKDDSRQRALNDMMGGVLEVKKVDILKVEISPPEFSLTKPPIQWSEEEKKVYKEYEKNIKDLIEEKEKYKRGLEFEMKKLQESIKESTEKFDESLTKLFEKKLKFTAAIYQEELKISYLAESVHMVEAMNRQESELKLKLEQLLAQKVNIEKDLSGYKDTVEQFQFDYENILAEDKNLDKEFRKEFADLPKFLTDQLYKQFKRRPRVQRLRAMSIDGSNLFKPIRLSTPAPDGLSQILAAMEELDAPDNMPKGLTLPVWERFCVVRNTKIEYEQKIKVKGLELAEMQAFLERRINEDNAAQEEIKQHFEELRSLRNRRNKYLMDPVIQVVLPQGQVETSTIDLTAETAETDFILLHKKVVDDVKEKIRKVAEQKITYMEAHGAVRKEIIQLEWEHRVLDKKIEDLHEKKKEIKMLRLSKEDMEVLSMKDPKAHELEKISKLEKSIAFMKQTHKRAIHRRMKKVKQINKKISMIADKSASIQKELPEMQASVAELRHIYEASATEANEAAEREERYQEIVQRRNLRDLARAKSDELDQLRKEVERLERRNFPSLDQLKYN; this is encoded by the exons ATGAGCGAAGGTGAAATCTTAGAAATAAG CTGGATTCAAGGATTTCCAAGAGACAATGTCGAGTTTGTGGATAATAATACAGTGTGTTACGCGTGTGGGAGTCATATATGCTTCCTAAACCTGAAGACAAAAAAACGGAGAGTGTTTCAGAGTCCTGGCAATGGCGTCGGTGCGCTGACAGCTAACGGCAGAAGTGGAACGTTTGCTTTCTCTGAGAAAGAATTGGATCCGTCTATATTTGTGTACAACTTTCCTCAACTAGAACTGAAGAATGAGCTGAAAG gAAATACGCAACTGGACTATACATCTTTGACATTAAGTGATGGAGAGCCTTTTTTGGCCTCCTGCTCGTCGATTCCTGACTTCTCCATCACACTGTG GAACTGGGAAAAGGCTGAGTTGATCTGTACACGGCCTCAAGGTGGACGGGATGTCATTTATTTGGAGTTCAACCCCATGAATTGCCTCCAGCTTTGTGCTTTGGGCACCACAACCCTCACTGTCTGGAACATAGAGAGATGTGGGTCTTTCCATCTGTTGAAACCAag TGCAGTACAGCTTCCAGAAATCCCAGATGCCTCTTCAGAGAAACCAACTCCCACTTCCACAAAGGACCCAAACTGTATTTCTCAAATTTTGGCTGCCATTACAGAG CCTACGGTAGCCACAGTAACACCATCTACTGTATGCTGGACAGTCACATCACAACTTTGTGTGGGATGTGCTGAAGGCTATCTCCTTCTTGTTGACCCTCAGAGCCTCTCTGTTTCAGTCCTTGTCGACCCTACAG ctgcGGATGCCATTCCTGAACTCAAAAACTTCTATTTTCAATCTGTAGTCCTTTATAGCAGTGGTCTTGTTGCAGTAGGAAAG GAGAGTGTGATGCACTGTCTGGAGGCCAAAGGGACTCAGATCAGCATCACGCAAACTTGGCAGTTAGAGAGATCTGTTACGACTGCAGTGGTCTCCCCCAACAACAGCACACTGCTTCTGTCTGCCAATACA GGGAAAATCTACGTGTTGAATGCAGAAACGTCAGACCAGATTGAGAAGATCTTGGATGTTCTCAGTGGCAACTTTTTGAACGCTGCTTTGCACTCTGACAAGAACATTTGTGTG TCATTAAGGGATAGTGGCGTTCTGCAGCTGTGGTCCTCCAATGGCACCTGCCTCGCCTCCCTGCCTCTAGAAACAGAC GTGACTAACATCACCTGCTGTCCCCTTGCACATTACGCCGCTGTTGGAACAGCTTCAGGAAAAATCCTTTTCATTGACTTAAACTTTCAGAAGCAGCTTCGCCTAGTGCATGAGGTTTATCTCTACCACACTGCTGTGGATCATCTAGC ttttgatcAAGAAGGGCGCTACCTTCTCTGCAGTGGATTGGATTCCCATCTTTATGTACTCGATGGAAGGCCATCGgcaaagttttcagttttgggATACATCG AGGTTTCTGGCAGAATTTTGTCACTTTCCACACAATGCGTCAACCGTGGTGAGGATGTGAAAGCTCTTGCACTCTGTGGTTCACAAGAGGATAAAAAGGATGAGGGGAGCTGGCTGCTCATGTTTTTTCTACCTTTTAAGGGCATTGGAG GTTCTTTTTCTGTAGACCGCACTGGTTGTCTGAACATTCCCAAAGTATTCAAATTCAAAGTACAAGTTCCACTGACTTCCTGCATTCTTGGGGTCGGTGAGGCCTTTGGTTATtgccacagaaaaaaatctcttcagCGATTTCAGTTTCCCGAG GACACATTTGGTCTCTCCAGCAAAAAGAGGGCCCATCTGAACCCAAAGAATGAAGTAGCTTTTCAGCTGCCCGGCCGTGCCACGCTCCTTTTGTCTCCTGACTGCATGTTGCTCGCCTCTGTCGGACGACAAGGCATACTACAGCTCAGACCAACCTCCTCTATG GAACTCTACTGTGAGCTGCGGTGTCATTCAAGACGCCTCGGTGGAATTCGGAGTGTGTCCTTCTCCACAGACAGTCACATGGTTGTCACTACTGGCCTAGACGATGGCTCCGTCCTCTGCACTAACATCAG AGCTGAAGCTGAATATATGTCTCCTATCCAAAGACGCCTGATTAGGGCTCAGTCCTTAAAGACTTCATTCATTTCTGAAAACCCCATCCTGATTAAGTTTCCTGTGTGGGACCAGGAGACTCCAGTTACCGACGAGCAAACAGAGGAAACTAAG TTCGGCCGTGCAGCATCAATTGATGTGATAGAGGAAGATGAGCATAACTTCCCCCCTGCTTCAACCTCCACGTGGTTGGAAAAAAGACACGAAGAA attgtGAAGGAAGATGAAATAAAGTATGCAGACGTTAAGAAGAGACTAAGAGAAGAAATGGAAGATTTACGGAAGAGT GTTCAGAAACTGATGCTTGAGAATAAAACCCTcccaataaaaatgttcaacttaGATGTGGAGGGGCAGAAGAGAATGGACGCCCGGGTGGAGGCGGAAGTCCAGAGG GTGAAGGCCGAAATTGAGCAGGACATTCTAGAAAAGCAGTACCAAAGAGACGTCCTGAAGAGAGAATGCTGGGATTCTTTTCTGATCAAACCCCGGAGCATCAAC GCGTTCCACTCTAAGTTAGCTGTGCAGAACTATCCCATTAAAGCGCGAACAGAGAAGGAGTTGGAGGACATCCGCAGGGTTCAAAATATGAGGACGATTGAAAAAGCTGCAGCCAAA CTGATTGGCCTGAAGAAGAACAACAGTGAGCCAGAGGAAGGCCATGTGGCAGAGAGTGCAGACAACGTAGGACTCCCAACTCTGTTAGCCCATGCCAACGTTTACCTCTACGACCAGTTCAGCATGCAAACTGTCGAACAGCGGATCAACCAGATCATACTGTTACAG GATTTGATTTATGATATCAAGATGGCTTTCAACTCCGACTTCGAAGCCCTGTTCAAGCGGAAACTGAAAGAAATCAAATTTGTGGTAGACGTgaacaaaaacatcagggacatCATGCTGGAGCTGGACATCCAGCAGACGCTGTGGGAGCCCAGCCTGACCGACATGGAGTGGCCAGAGAGGCTGTTCATCGTGGAGGACTCTGAG ATTGAAGTAGAGAAATACCTCACCCCAGAGcagaaggcagaggaggagagacTTAGGTTGGAGAAGGAGGCCTGTCTGGCTGCACAC AAAGACGACAGCAGACAGAGAGCTCTGAATGACATGATGGGCGGAGTCcttgaagtgaaaaaagtggacattttaaaagtg GAAATATCTCCTCCTGAGTTTTCTTTGACCAAACCTCCCATTCAGTGGAgtgaagaggagaagaaagtcTACAAAGAATATGAAAAGAACATTAAAGATCTCATTGAGGAGAAGGAGAAATATAAAcgg GGATTGGAATTTGAGATGAAAAAACTGCAGGAAAGCATCAAAGAGTCAACGGAAAAGTTTGACGAGTCACTCACAAAGCTGTTtgagaagaaattaaaattcacaGCTGCTATATATCAG GAAGAGCTGAAGATCAGCTATCTTGCCGAATCAGTGCACATGGTTGAGGCGATGAACCGTCAAGAGAGTGAGCTCAAGCTCAAACTTGAACAACTGCTGGcacaaaag gtAAACATAGAGAAAGACTTGAGTGGATACAAGGACACGGTGGAACAGTTTCAGTTCGATTATGAGAACATCCTAGCTGAAGACAAA AATCTCGACAAAGAATTCAGGAAAGAGTTTGCTGATCTACCAAAGTTTCTGACTGATCAACTTTACAAACAGTTCAAGCGTAGACCTAG GGTTCAAAGGTTGAGGGCCATGTCTATAGATGGCTCTAACTTGTTCAAGCCGATTCGTCTGAGCACCCCCGCTCCTGATGGACTTAGTCAAATACTCGCCGCCATGGAGGAGTTGGATGCTCCAGACAACATGCCTAAAGGACTGACCTTGCCCGTCTGGGAGAGATTTTGTGTTGTGCGCAATACAAAAATAGAGTATGAACAAAAG ataaaagtaaaaggtTTGGAGCTTGCTGAGATGCAAGCCTTCCTGGAGAGACGGATAAATGAAGATAATGCTGCCCAAGAAGAAATTAAGCAGCATTTTGAAGAACTCCGAAG CCTGAGGAACAGGAGGAACAAGTATCTCATGGACCCTGTGATCCAGGTTGTCCTGCCACAGGGACAGGTGGAGACGTCCACCATAGATCTGACAGCTGAAACAGCTGAGACTGACTTCATCCTTCTCCACAAAAAGGTGGTGGATGATGTCAAAGAAAAGATCAGG AAAGTTGCAGAGCAGAAGATAACCTACATGGAGGCACACGGCGCGGTCCGTAAAGAAATAATCCAGCTGGAGTGGGAGCACCGGGTGTTGGACAAGAAGATAGAAGACTTgcatgaaaagaagaaagagatcAAGATGCTTCGACTCTCAAAGGAAGACATGGAA gtacTTAGCATGAAGGATCCGAAAGCTCACGAGTTGGAGAAAATTTCTAAGCTGGAGAAAAGTATTGCTTTCATGAAACAG ACCCATAAAAGGGCCATTCACCGGCGAATGAAAAAGGTAAAACAGATTAACAAAAAGATATCGATGATAGCAGACAAAAGTGCTTCCATACAGAAGGAGCTTCCTGAGATGCAGGCTTCTGTGGCAGAGCTGAGACACATTTATGAAGCCTCAG CTACCGAGGCAAATGAGGCAGCGGAAAGAGAAGAGCGCTACCAGGAGATTGTTCAAAGGCGCAACCTGAGGGACCTCGCTAGGGCTAAGTCGGACGAACTGGACCAACTCCGGAAAGAAGTTGAGCGTCTGGAAAGGAGGAATTTTCCCTCACTAGACCAGCTGAAATACAACTAG